GTCGCACCGAGTGTGAACCAGCGAACTCCatgtcgtcgtcttcgcgcgcccgGACGCATGTATCGGCGCTGTGGCTGGCGGCGTTAACCAAAGAAGAGACAAAAGTCTCACTCGCAATGCTTCTCGCTCCCTGCAGCGaccacgcggcggcgcatgaGGCTGTGTGTTTGCTTAGCGCAGACTCCACGTCATAGATGCTTCTACACGTTCCGCTGCGCGATACGCCACTTTTATCTAAAGAAAAGAGCTGCTTGCGAGACGCCTTTGAGAGTCTCGCCTAAGAAGGCCGGCACGGGGCTCGAGGCCACCAGCCTgtcgctttcctctccccccccgcaggcgagtctgcagcgtctcAATTTCTCTCAAACAGTGGGCAAGACAGCCAGGCTCGCCTCTCTAGTTAGGTGAAGCCTCGAACGCGCGAGAGTCCCGCCACCCGCGCAGCCCCTTCgcgcttccctctctctctacgttggcggcacgcgacgcaagaagacgcgaaggctTCCCACGACAAAAACGAATCCGCTCCCGGTGGCGGaatccctctctctctcgagaaGCGCCCTCGCCTGAAAGCAGTCTGCCCGCTTTTCACCCTGCTCGCCCGCTCCCGCGGAAacaggcgcgccgcaccacggtctctccctctcgagCCCGCCCGTCTCtgtcgtctccttccgccgcggcctctgcgcgcgcgcactCAGGGCGCACTCGAGGCGAATCCGGAGAGGCGAATCTCAAATTCTTGCTGAGAAAGGccagacggcgagaagccaccgcggaggaagccgcgggcgGTAGCCGCCACCCAACGCCCCGGCGGCGCAAGACTCGCTGCGTGgctgaggagggcgcgcgtccgggcggaggctgcagaggggaACGCAGAAACAGGTGTGAAGatcagcgcgccgcgcgtgttgCAAGGCGCACAGCGGCTCACCCGTCTGTTAAACGGGCCGTGAGTGACGCTGCTTCCTCAGGGCAGTTCGAGGCGTCCATCTCAactgcggcgcgtggcgcgacCTGCGCAAGCGAAGTGGAGTTCGCCTCGCGATAGCGGGCGCTCCACTTGCTTCTCTGAGTGTCTCTTAGCCCCgagagcgcgcgcgtggTGTGTCTGCTTACTTCTGCAGAGGCCAGGAGTGAAGAAAAAGTTAACTGTTTGCTGCGCTCCGCTCGCCAGCAttccgcgcgcgggctcgacggcgaagaacTCGGCATTCTCGCCCTCGATCGAAAACTCGAACGACCCCACCGCGTCTCCTTTGCCGTCGGCGAACGGCGGGTTCCgcccctgcggctgcgcgagcgacagcgcagaAAACGCGGGACTcaaaggcgcagacgcagcccctgcgccgccggcgccgtcgcatgcagccgcgccggcgacctcTTTGCCaccctgcgcgcctccgccgccaccggCGGAAGggtgcttcgcggcgccgtcgcatgcggccgcgccaccgccgcccttcgccggTGGCCCCGCGGGCTCCcaggccgcgccgacgaTGAAGGCGCGAACGAGACGCGCGTCTTCGAggccggctgcgccgcatgcagtccgctggagcgcctcgtccttcttgtcggcgcgcggcgtcgcgcagagtTTCGGCGAgccagccgcagcctcgctgagcggcgtctcgtcgccgggggctggcgcctctggcgagaagcgcagctCGAAGACCGCCTTGTGCGACGACCCTGCAGTCAGCCAGCGCGCCGGTGCGCAGACGTCTCCACAAacctctcgcggccgcggcgccgaggccgccgccgcagccggcgcctgcgggtgAGCTCCGcggggagacgaaggcgaccccagcggcggcggcagagcggaggcgcagccagaagcgaaggcagaagggaaggcggaggcgaatgCAGAGGGAAatgcagaggcggacggagactggaggggaggcggaaacctttcggcgagcgcgaagaaccCCGCGCGTTCGCAGAGagccagcggctgcggcacgGCAGCcacgaggccgcaggcggcggaagccgcggcaggcggggcgcctggcgccggccgcaagGGAGCAGAGAGTGCCGAGAGGGGAGGCAGAAAGAGAGATAGAGAGGAAAACGGATAGGGCGACAACGAGGACGATGGTAGCGAGGATGATAAGGGAGGATGCGCGTAGAGTTGGtgcgagagggcgaggcctcgcaggcgcaccGTGTGCGGTCGCTGGGCGTCATTGGAGGAAATCAATCGGAAAACGGCCGTGTGAAGGCCTTctgcggagaaaaaaacggcGTTTGGCACAGTACGCAGAGCGTAAGACAGGCGCACAgcagcgctcgcgcgcagtgCACAGAAAGGGAAAAAAGAGGCTATTCGAGTGCGAGAGACCACAGGTTTGTTTGGTGCGACTTCGCTCGAGCGCTATGAACTGCAGCGAGCGCAGTCTTGCGCCTCGGAATCATCAGACCACTGTGACTCACCCCGCAGAAACGCCTCGCAACCCGTCGATTGCATCTAGTCACGCCTGCCTTTGCGGCTTCCCCTCTCAAGTTCTCAAacgctctctttctctccttcatCTGCATCGCGtaatatatatttatatatatatatatatatatatttgtatatacatatatatatttatatatatatgtgtgtgcagaaaagaggaaggcgagcttGTGTGCTCGCTTAGTTTTGAGGCCTGCGTCTTGGTATGCATATCTCGCGCGCAACGTCTGCGTCTCGTTTAGCTGTGGCAGGGGCCGCGTGGAGGCGTGCGTCGCCTTGAGGAGTCTCCGGCGCGTTTACCTGCCTTGCTCGGCCGaaacgcgaagaaaaacTGCTGCGATGCGTTTGGAGGGATTTCTCCCTGCAGCGGGAAGCACGAGAAGGTCGCGaacggccgcagcgccccgcgcgcctcaaCCTCCGGGTGCGAGGTGTGCAGGCActcgacgcggaagcgcacCGCGCACGAAGAAGCGGGATTTCGAACCGTCAAAACGCGAAATGTCCAACTCGGGCAGAGCTggggcccgccgcctgcttgccgggctgcgcggagacagaaaacGCGCAAAGAAGTCGAGAGTCGAGGGTGGAGGGTTTCGGGAGCAGCCCCGCGTTTGGGCGAGGCGTGCGAGGGCTGAAGGAGGGCACACCCTGAGGTCGGGGTCGCAGAAAGAGCGGCGCGAAAAGCGGACAGGGTgactccctctctctcccgtgcTGTCTGTAGGCGCTTCGCCACGGTTGCTGCGAGctggcctcgcgcgcgggttCTAGCTTCCTTTGCGTCTTTCGCCTTGCCTCCCCTCCTTGCCAACTCTGCGCTTCCCACCTCTCGCTGGAGTCCGCGGGGGAACGGCGACGGCTCCAAAGTCGAGGTCGGAGTCGGGAGGCGTGATGACCCAGTCTGCGCCAATGCctcggccgcggagctcgatCGACAGTCGCGCGCTCCCcccgagaaggcgcagcgtcgccttgTAGACCTGGAGAAACGCAGCGCGCTGCACAGCAGGCGACCTGGCGTTTTGCAGGCCACTGAGAAGCCTCGCAGGATAGACGGGTTTCGAGTCTGCGTGACGGCGAACAGAGTCTCGCGCCAAGCACACGAAGAAGGTGTCTCTTTTTCTATCAATTCCACTATAGTTAAAAGGCCCCCACATCTTTGAATAGAGAGACAGTTCGTCGGGGCAGgcctgtctccctccgctcCAATGGAACGAGGAATTCCTAGACAAAATGTAACGGCGATGCTGATGAATGCGTGCACTCGCCGGTAGCAGAATGAGCCTCACTCTCCAAGATCGTTTCAAACCCCCCTCCGATAGACAGACGCGAAGGGGTCTTCACGTGAGCCACCTTCGCTCCtgcatatttatatgcatgcaggtatatatatgctatatatatacatatatacgaGTATACATCTATATGTTTATATCCTGTATATATGTCTCTATATAGGACACGCGTCAGCCTCTttgagcggcgacgcctttTTCGCTTTCGAGGCTTCAGGGTGCAACTCGAAACGtgcgagcgcctcgtctttacttgaggcgcgcgggggtGGAAGGCGACAGAAACGGCGAGGGGCGCTTCCGGTTCAACTGGTCGCAGGGCGCTAGCGAGCTCGAAGCAAGAGGAGAAAGGAAGAGTCTTCGCACGCAGCCTGGGCGCGACGGACGGGACGTAGGAACGAACGCAGCGCGAGTTGGAGGCGCTGTGAGGAGGCTCCAGGCTCCTCAgcgtgcagcggaggcgcgactcCGTGCCGATGATGACGTCCCCGAAGTCGAGGACTGtgggagacgcgaagaggagcgcaggcgtcgcgcaAGTCGATATCTAGAGgcaggacgaagacgcaggcgaaacGCAGCAGGTGAACAGTTAGGGCGAGACATGCTCACCAGAAGGGCGAGAGTCTGCGAACCAGGTGTAGCTCAATATGCAAATGCATGTGTGTGCCTACGATGTATCTGTGTAGGTATGtttgtatacatgtatgtatctgtgtgtgtatatacgtatgtatgtgtgtgtatgcatggATGGATGGATGTATGcacgtatgcatgtatgtatgttcGTATGTAGGTTTGTATGTGCAAGTGCGTAGATCTGGCGGGGTGAGGCCGCTGTATACGCTCAAGGGTGCTCATTTCGCCAAGTCGGCTGCGACCGCCCAGAGCGACGAAGCCACGCTGCAGCGCTCTCGCATTGCATTCTGTAAGAATCGAGAGGTATTCGGGCGCCTCCTCACctcgaggaaggagaagaacgTCTCTTCCGCCCGACCTGGTTCTTGCAGGCGGCATCTGACTGGAACGATCCAGTGGGCGTGAACAAAGGCGTTTCTGCGTTTCTGGTTTGCCTCACGAAGCGCGTCGGCTCCCTCCAAAGCGTCCTGCCGCGCCTCAGggcttccttctcgcgcctcgcccgacggcgagggcgtggGCTCGCGCCCAGACCTCCACCTCTTCCCTCCGTGCTCGCGTATCTCTCTGAGCAGCTCCTCGTCatcctctccctccgcgccgtcttCTGAGTCTTCTCTCCGTTGcatgctgcgcgccttctctgcctcgctctccctcgcggccgcgccgtcgtcgggcTCGCTGGCTCCCGTTGCGCAGGCGAACTTCAGCGTCTGGGCGCCGCCACCCCCTGCTGTCTGCGCAGACTCGGCGggctcgcgcacgcgggcgccgccggaggcctcCACTCGCCCCTTacgctctctgctgcgctccTGCTCCTCCCGCTCGCCCCCTCTCGGGCttgctgcgccgtcgcccgccgccttgaagcccggcgcggctgctgctgaggGACAGGGggccgcgtcttcctcgccggtgcgttgaggcggaggcggcggcgcagcgcgcgcgctgcgcatgTAGGCCGCGTCTGGTgagaaggcgacagagagccgCTGCGACGGGTTCCGAGCTgagagagcgaagcagacgGGCCTGAGCCGTAGCGCTGAGAGAGACTCTGGCGGCGCCAGCACCTCGACCAGCACCGAAGGGGGGCGTCGGAGAGCGCCGCATCTTCCGGTCTTTCCCAGACGCCGCcagtcgcctctgcagacggcgcgacACATGCAGCTGCTGACGCActccacgcgctcgccgcgcttgcAGAcactccgcgtcctccgctgctgggctcttcggcggcatctgggaggcgggcgcgcggcgcggagaaagcgacgccctgcgcagagaccgcgggcgagggcgaaggcgacctGGGCGAGGGAAGGCCTttctggcgcagctgcaggggGGGGTGCTTCCGCAGGAGCGCGGGTGCCAGGCGCATGACGAGagcgtctgccgcagactCGCCGACGGGCACACaggggaggcgaagggcgggAGAAGGATGGAATGCGACTTGTGCGagagcgggcgacgcgcgccaggcgatcttccgctccagcgccgcctgaCTGCCGACGAGGGTTCGCAGCAGAAAGTCGTCTGCGCGTACGGCGGgggcgtcgggcgccgccctGAGTCCGCCGAAGCTCGGGTTTTCTGGGGAGTGCTGGTTAGGCGCGTAGACGACCAGCAGCTTTCGGATCTCTCCTGGAAGCAGCAGGCCAaactcgccgcggcgtgggTGCGCGAGCACGCGGTCGTCGGGGAGCATCTTCTGCGCGTCGAGCTCCGAGAGAGACTCCGGCGAGAGAACCCGCGAGACCCAGACCGAATggttcgccggcgcgcctcggggCGGTGAACGGACACTGCTCAGCGACTTCCCGCCCGCGAGAAGGAGTGGATCTGAAAGATCCGCAGACAGCACTTGtgagaacgaagaagacaacgggggggcgcggaggacgccggattgcgagacgggcgcgggGGTGGCGCTTTCGCGTCCGGGCTCGGCGGAGCTTTGCGAAGGGGATGGCGCGGGAGGTGAGGCAAGAGACGACATCAGCAGCGGCGAGTAAGGGCGCTCTGTAGAAACCGCCTCAAAGATCGCCAGGTCTCTGTGGAGGTTGCAGAATCCGTACTCCACcgcgagaagcgaaggaTTGAACAGGAGAAGCggcacagagacagcggaaCCCTCGAAGCAGGGCCCGAAGTCGAGCGACTCCGGAGACACCAGGACCTCCTTCTGCGTCAAGATGCCTGCGAATCCCCGAAAAAACAAAGTCTGGAGAAGACACAAACACAAGGAAGTAACGCGCGATTAAGAGCGGGCGCAAAGGACTTTTTCTCGAGAGCCGTCTTGACGGCTCTCGCCAGTCACGCGGCCACTGCCCTGCttcgtcgcgctctcgctcAGCAGACAGCGCTGCCGACCCGCGAAAAGAGCGACAGGCGAGATGAAGCGACAGTCAAAATATGAAGAGGACGAGCCCGCCACAGCATGCAGACACGAGgcaggaagcgagagagttccggggcgcaggcgcgaggcggagaaggagtcCCCCTAACAGTACATACCCGCCGTGGCAAGTGGTGTGGCTCTAGTAAGCAAATGTAAGCCTGAGTCATAGGGgagccgcctcctcgtttCCCTGCGTGCTCAGGCCCCTCAGACCTCCGCACGCATGACAGTCTGGACGGGCGTGCTGAAGCCTCGCAGCGTTTACGCGCCGCTGAATTCCTCGGtcggtcgcgcctcctcctggcaGTCCACACACGTGCGT
This DNA window, taken from Besnoitia besnoiti strain Bb-Ger1 chromosome III, whole genome shotgun sequence, encodes the following:
- a CDS encoding hypothetical protein (encoded by transcript BESB_047770) → MEIAAEDSLGQPVRCSEPAGRAAQSHGRPASAQARAVQRPAEPVARASSISSLPRLRDATSIEEYRRKREEMRRAKDRAERADEERRLLARAKRLVSFKHSLDRVTSQIAASSEKQRIKQEKEYERRKAEALLLTGAGLNPTEIFKVREAQREAERRARALAERQRRRKEETLERLAEEDRLHAPTEASARQRRAAEEQFQKEIGALRQKEVSRYLEKMTGGGKLSAAASMGSQGARAILPSSLLQKERLPCASSTSPTPPSVERTRAESVVADLRRSWLTFPGGDDKDLGSLAPLRGSAPFHWRPKLSRFEQRSLRRTLNAQRERLRCGEVQNAAGKVHRGRSFHLKPEVILFENFDPNKVYRQTFEVTNVSLTFNTFRIAPVPEELRDVIEVDFVPPGRMSAGTTASVTVTFSPKKNVDIVADLAILAPTGPETFPLRCLTRKTVLSFAPPPVAVADFIAAARAEDADAYSETAEQQENTQSAKQPPLGSSKDTNIQESFAALASKAFRTRPLSIHSNVYLLRSPPRGLAGLDGASAASLRSAPVAADASKLLVLSMREVQLGQVGSCALSVRNDGALGSQYMLLPLVFDLTNVAFPLSRPSSDSALLLPPGDGLLSPPPPFEDPRPAAEETGPASLDPAASARAPGSNTPAEAEAAPEAEACASVACASDSVSSFAAAFANFQDAFDARDTVSADKLLVSESFSSSYQSLFDSLGLMQLLNTWSYEPVNLQHFVVENAVAAFEPHDSQVIRFSYAPSEPGEFYAFFVLKARNPAVADRLVLVQGRCVPPPVSVASAQYDLGVCTPENTYRQRLWLDNSQSTAIKVWVAAPSLPPDELWFEPQTSFIQAHQKLSITVGFCPSEQFFSRFPQFVQELDAATKQNHPGSLAFSIPIKIEGADQVLPAETTLTGILTQKEVLVSPESLDFGPCFEGSAVSVPLLLFNPSLLAVEYGFCNLHRDLAIFEAVSTERPYSPLLMSSLASPPAPSPSQSSAEPGRESATPAPVSQSGVLRAPPLSSSFSQVLSADLSDPLLLAGGKSLSSVRSPPRGAPANHSVWVSRVLSPESLSELDAQKMLPDDRVLAHPRRGEFGLLLPGEIRKLLVVYAPNQHSPENPSFGGLRAAPDAPAVRADDFLLRTLVGSQAALERKIAWRASPALAQVAFHPSPALRLPCVPVGESAADALVMRLAPALLRKHPPLQLRQKGLPSPRSPSPSPAVSAQGVAFSAPRARLPDAAEEPSSGGRGVSASAASAWTRNPSQRLSVAFSPDAAYMRSARAAPPPPPQRTGEEDAAPCPSAAAAPGFKAAGDGAASPRGGEREEQERSRERKGRVEASGGARVREPAESAQTAGGGGAQTLKFACATGASEPDDGAAARESEAEKARSMQRREDSEDGAEGEDDEELLREIREHGGKRWRSGREPTPSPSGEAREGSPEARQDALEGADALREANQKRRNAFVHAHWIVPVRCRLQEPGRAEETFFSFLEISTCATPALLFASPTVLDFGDVIIGTESRLRCTLRSLEPPHSASNSRCVRSYVPSVAPRLRAKTLPFSSCFELASALRPVEPEAPLAVSVAFHPRAPQVYKATLRLLGGSARLSIELRGRGIGADWVITPPDSDLDFGAVAVPPRTPARGGKPGGGPQLCPSWTFRVLTVRNPASSCAVRFRVECLHTSHPEVEARGALRPFATFSCFPLQGEIPPNASQQFFFAFRPSKAEGLHTAVFRLISSNDAQRPHTVRLRGLALSHQLYAHPPLSSSLPSSSLSPYPFSSLSLFLPPLSALSAPLRPAPGAPPAAASAACGLVAAVPQPLALCERAGFFALAERFPPPLQSPSASAFPSAFASAFPSAFASGCASALPPPLGSPSSPRGAHPQAPAAAAASAPRPREVCGDVCAPARWLTAGSSHKAVFELRFSPEAPAPGDETPLSEAAAGSPKLCATPRADKKDEALQRTACGAAGLEDARLVRAFIVGAAWEPAGPPAKGGGGAAACDGAAKHPSAGGGGGAQGGKEVAGAAACDGAGGAGAASAPLSPAFSALSLAQPQGRNPPFADGKGDAVGSFEFSIEGENAEFFAVEPARGMLASGAQQTVNFFFTPGLCRTSARTRALLSHAASLAPPGRWVAATARGFLRGGFSPSGLSQQEFEIRLSGFASSAP